The Oxyura jamaicensis isolate SHBP4307 breed ruddy duck chromosome 8, BPBGC_Ojam_1.0, whole genome shotgun sequence genome has a segment encoding these proteins:
- the LOC118170462 gene encoding transmembrane protein 121 — translation MVLPPPDKRHVCLTTIVIMTSMAFMDAYLVEQNQGPRKIGVCIIVLVGDICFLIVLRYVAVWVGAEVKTAKRGYAMILWFLYIFVLEIKLYFIFQNYKADKKNLETVARKALTLLLSICVPGLYLVLVALDSMEYIRTFRKKEDLRGRLFWVALDLLDILDIQANLWEPHRTGLPIWAEGLMFFYCYILLLILPCVSLSEISMQGEHIAPQKMMLYPVLSLVTINIVTIFIRAINMVLFQDSRVSTIFIGKNIIAIATKACTFLEYKRQVKEFPQNAIALELQQNSLSHNQTVHSTQGIPHEPSPASEILDT, via the coding sequence ATGGTGCTGCCGCCGCCCGACAAGCGCCACGTCTGCCTGACCACCATCGTCATCATGACCAGCATGGCCTTCATGGACGCCTACCTGGTGGAGCAGAACCAGGGGCCCCGCAAGATCGGCGTCTGCATCATCGTGCTGGTGGGGGACATCTGCTTCCTCATCGTGCTGCGCTACGTGGCCGTGTGGGTCGGGGCCGAGGTGAAGACGGCCAAGCGGGGCTACGCCATGATCCTGTGGTTCCTGTACATCTTCGTGCTGGAGATCAAGCTGTATTTCATCTTTCAGAACTACAAGGCGGACAAGAAGAACCTGGAGACGGTGGCCAGGAAAGCCCTGACCCTGCTCCTCTCCATCTGCGTGCCGGGGCTCTACCTGGTGCTGGTGGCCTTGGACAGCATGGAGTACATACGGACCTTCAGGAAGAAGGAGGACTTGAGGGGGCGCCTCTTCTGGGTGGCCCTCGACCTGCTGGACATCTTGGACATCCAGGCCAACCTGTGGGAGCCGCACAGGACCGGCCTGCCCATCTGGGCGGAGGGGCTCATGTTCTTCTACTGCTACATCCTCCTCCTGATCCTGCCCTGCGTGTCCCTCAGTGAGATCAGCATGCAAGGGGAGCACATCGCCCCCCAGAAAATGATGCTCTACCCCGTCCTCAGCCTGGTCACCATTAACATCGTCACCATTTTCATCCGGGCCATCAACATGGTCCTGTTCCAGGACAGCAGGGTCTCCACCATCTTTATCGGCAAGAACATCATCGCCATCGCCACGAAGGCGTGCACCTTCCTGGAGTACAAGCGGCAGGTGAAGGAGTTCCCGCAGAACGCCATcgccctggagctgcagcagaactCCCTGTCCCACAACCAGACGGTGCACAGCACGCAGGGCATCCCCCACGAGCCGTCCCCCGCCAGCGAGATCCTGGACACATGA